The Miscanthus floridulus cultivar M001 chromosome 7, ASM1932011v1, whole genome shotgun sequence genome includes a region encoding these proteins:
- the LOC136464367 gene encoding H/ACA ribonucleoprotein complex subunit 2-like protein — MGSDTETEKKKTPVALMPIAKPLAGKKLCKRTLKLVRRASEAKCLKRGVKEVVKSIRRGNKGLCVIAGNVSPIDVITHVPILCEEANVPYIYVPSKEDLATAGTTKRPTCCILVLTKPTKGELSEEVKDKLKSDYDQVVTEVAEATSAVF; from the exons atggggaGCGACACGGagacggagaagaagaagacccCGGTGGCGCTGATGCCCATCGCGAAGCCCCTCGCTGGAAAGAAGCTCTGCAAGCGGACCCTCAAGCTCGTGCGACGAG CCTCCGAGGCCAAGTGCCTCAAGCGCGGAGTCAAAGAGGTAGTCAAGAGCATTCGCCGCGGGAACAAAGG GTTGTGTGTGATTGCTGGAAATGTTTCTCCTATTGATGTGATTACACATGTTCCAATACTATGTGAGGAAGCTAATGTTCCTTACATATATGTTCCATCAAAAGAG GATCTTGCGACCGCAGGAACCACTAAGAGGCCGACTTGTTGCATCTTGGTTCTGACCAAACCAACCAAGGGGGAGCTCAgtgaagaggtgaaggataaACTGAAGTCAGACTATGACCAAGTTGTAACCGAAGTTGCTGAGGCTACATCTGCAGTGTTCTGA